The genomic interval GTGTCGCCGGCTTTGACCGTCCTGGCAGCCTGGCGCAAAACGCTTAGGTAGCGGCTGGCGTTCTGCTTGATCCGCTCGGCGACGCCGCCAAGGCCGAGAGCGACGGGTTGATTCTGAATTGTGATCGGAAGCAGCACGCAGATCGTCGCACCGCCGAGCATCGGGACGTTTTCCGCCGAGCAATGTCCTTTGCCCCGGATCTCGCGAATCTTCCGGATCATGTCCAGAGGCTTGACCCTGTCTGCTGCGTTCGGCGTGGCGATATTCGCGCGACGCACGATGGTGTCGACCTTCTCGTCGGACATCGTCGACATCAACAGCCAGCCAAGGGCGGATTGCGTCAGCGGCCGCAGCGTGCCTTCGTCGACGTGGAAGCGCAGCGGGTGGATCGACTGGATGATCTTGACGTATTGCAGATACACATCGTTGGTCGTGCCGATCGAAACGGCTTCGCCCGTCGCGGCATGAACGTCGTGCATCGCCTCGAGCACGCGGCTGTCGCCGAACAGGGTCGTCGGAATCCAGTCGCCCAGCGACGTCACCTTCGGCGTCGGGAAATAGACCCGCGTTCTGCGGTCGAAATTCAGGTAGCCGAGGCCGACCAGCGTCTTGAGCAGGACCGTGGTGCTGGAGGCCGGATAGCCGAGCGCGGCGCCGATTTCGGACATCGCGCGCGGCTGCCGTTCGCGCATGAAGAATTCGAGGATCTCGATCGCGCGAAGTGCGGATTTGACTGTGGATCCGGCCGCCGAAATCGAGGCAGATGTCGTCAGCTGCGATCGCAATTGGCCCTCCCTTTGCCGTCTCCTGGCCGCAGCAAATTCACGGATGTGAAATTCGGCTTCACGTATGAAGTTTTGTTGGTTGCGTCCACTGCACATGAGATGCTCGCCC from Bradyrhizobium arachidis carries:
- a CDS encoding IclR family transcriptional regulator codes for the protein MRSQLTTSASISAAGSTVKSALRAIEILEFFMRERQPRAMSEIGAALGYPASSTTVLLKTLVGLGYLNFDRRTRVYFPTPKVTSLGDWIPTTLFGDSRVLEAMHDVHAATGEAVSIGTTNDVYLQYVKIIQSIHPLRFHVDEGTLRPLTQSALGWLLMSTMSDEKVDTIVRRANIATPNAADRVKPLDMIRKIREIRGKGHCSAENVPMLGGATICVLLPITIQNQPVALGLGGVAERIKQNASRYLSVLRQAARTVKAGDTGGQPNGTDV